One region of Mucilaginibacter sp. 14171R-50 genomic DNA includes:
- a CDS encoding NAD-dependent deacylase: MKKIVVLTGAGISAESGLKTFRDTDGLWEGYNIEDVATPEAWERNPEMVQDFYNQRRKSVLEAKPNAAHYALTKLEDKYEVTIITQNIDDLHERAGSTNVVHLHGIITRSQSSVKASLTYPINGWEIKMGEKCELGSQLRAHVVWFGEAVPMIETAAQICSQADLFILIGTSLAVYPAAGLINYVPREVKKYIIDPNIPTASNRSIIEMPYKATIGVPKLVDELLAQ, encoded by the coding sequence ATGAAAAAAATAGTAGTGCTTACCGGCGCGGGAATAAGCGCTGAAAGCGGCCTAAAAACCTTCAGGGATACCGACGGCTTGTGGGAAGGATATAATATAGAAGATGTAGCCACACCCGAAGCCTGGGAGCGCAACCCCGAAATGGTGCAGGATTTTTATAATCAGCGCCGCAAATCGGTACTAGAGGCTAAGCCTAATGCCGCTCATTACGCGCTGACTAAACTTGAAGATAAATACGAGGTGACTATCATCACCCAAAACATCGACGACCTGCACGAGCGGGCTGGCTCAACCAATGTAGTACACCTGCATGGCATCATCACTCGGTCGCAGTCGAGCGTAAAGGCGAGCCTTACTTACCCCATTAATGGCTGGGAGATAAAAATGGGCGAGAAGTGCGAATTGGGATCGCAGCTGCGCGCACATGTGGTATGGTTTGGCGAAGCGGTACCCATGATAGAAACCGCGGCGCAAATTTGCAGCCAGGCCGACCTGTTTATTTTGATCGGTACTTCGCTGGCCGTTTATCCTGCCGCCGGGTTGATCAATTACGTGCCCCGGGAGGTAAAAAAATACATCATTGACCCAAACATACCTACTGCAAGTAACAGAAGCATCATTGAAATGCCTTATAAAGCTACAATAGGGGTACCTAAGCTGGTAGATGAGCTACTGGCTCAATAA
- a CDS encoding DUF6580 family putative transport protein, producing the protein MSLHKINTRNSVLILIILAATAMRLVNTQVPLLSNFTPVGAIALFAGAYFNDTWKAYLIPMLSLFVSDIFVNYIYTYKLIVFTGSSLWVYGCFMLMVLVGTFIKKVNIVSVATASVVSVMIHWLIMDLPFLYGTFYPHTLAGYGQSLTAAIYPFETNMLIADALYGAILFGGFELAKRKYTSLQTQRQLAL; encoded by the coding sequence ATGTCATTACACAAGATCAACACCCGCAATAGCGTACTTATACTAATAATACTTGCTGCAACTGCAATGCGCCTTGTAAACACACAGGTGCCCCTGCTTAGTAATTTTACACCGGTGGGTGCCATAGCACTGTTTGCAGGTGCCTATTTTAATGATACGTGGAAGGCTTACCTTATACCGATGCTATCACTTTTTGTGAGCGATATTTTTGTGAATTATATTTACACGTACAAGTTGATTGTGTTTACCGGCAGCTCGTTATGGGTGTACGGTTGCTTTATGCTAATGGTATTGGTTGGCACTTTTATAAAAAAGGTGAATATAGTAAGCGTTGCAACAGCATCGGTAGTGTCGGTAATGATACACTGGCTAATTATGGATCTTCCATTTTTATACGGAACTTTTTATCCGCATACGCTTGCAGGCTATGGCCAATCGTTAACCGCAGCTATTTACCCGTTTGAAACAAACATGCTTATAGCCGATGCCTTATACGGCGCCATCCTGTTTGGCGGATTTGAACTGGCTAAAAGAAAGTATACTTCGCTGCAAACACAAAGGCAACTGGCTTTATAA
- a CDS encoding TonB-dependent receptor, whose product MKKKLSCIFTYKRVKYVCFVWILLFPTIKVFAQQDTSKKLKEVLISSAKAPYIQTITPSQQVAAADFTRYSAASVADAIRNFAGVNIKDYGGIGGLKTVSVRGLGANHVAVLYDGVQINDAENGQVDLGRLNLNNIQHIALYNGQPPNILQPARSFASASILSITTIKPRLNTDKPYLITAGVKTGSFGLFNTYVQWQQRLSNSWSFIINGYLQKANGRYTYINDDGLAKSKQTRLGSAINAQQVDGALYWTKNDSSKFNFHANYYNSGRGLPGPVIINKPPPAGQRLWNKDLFLQAGYEHVFSHGIHLLVNSKFSQNYLHYFNPQFPSSAGFLDQQFKQHEYYQSAALSYHLLPNWEVSYATDISVNNMSANLPGFRYPTRFALLNVLASTLVLGKTTLQASLLNTDISESVATGTTIPHRNIFSPTIMATIKPFDDQGFQVRGFYKYIFRAPTFNELYYNFITNTKLKPEFTNQYNLGFTYSRNLNGFFQYISLTTDAYYNNVKDKIVYTPNLYNGSVENFGKVDIKGLDAGLKTQAGLGAGYNIVLSANYSHQQAQNLTDPTSSIYLNQLPYVPKNTFAFNIGVTTGPMGVYYNQQQLSSRYYNNNNNDDDRLPKYTVSDAALVYKGACKGLPLVVSAEVNNLFNKGYMVVQSYPMPGRSVRITFQITI is encoded by the coding sequence ATGAAAAAAAAATTATCGTGCATTTTTACGTATAAACGCGTTAAATACGTGTGCTTTGTATGGATACTTCTTTTTCCAACTATTAAGGTATTTGCACAGCAAGACACAAGCAAAAAACTAAAAGAGGTCCTGATATCATCTGCAAAGGCACCCTATATCCAAACCATAACCCCATCACAACAGGTTGCGGCGGCCGATTTTACCCGGTATAGCGCTGCCAGCGTTGCGGACGCGATACGAAATTTTGCGGGAGTAAATATCAAAGACTACGGCGGCATTGGTGGTTTAAAAACGGTATCTGTACGCGGCCTGGGTGCTAATCATGTGGCGGTATTATATGATGGTGTGCAGATCAACGATGCCGAGAACGGGCAGGTTGACCTGGGAAGGCTCAATCTTAACAATATACAGCACATAGCCTTATACAACGGGCAGCCTCCCAATATCCTGCAGCCTGCACGGTCATTTGCATCCGCCAGTATCCTTTCCATAACAACTATTAAGCCCCGGTTAAATACTGATAAACCATATCTTATAACCGCAGGAGTTAAAACCGGTTCGTTCGGTTTGTTTAATACTTATGTGCAATGGCAGCAGCGTTTAAGCAATAGCTGGTCGTTCATCATAAATGGCTATTTGCAAAAGGCTAATGGCCGCTATACTTACATCAACGACGACGGACTGGCTAAAAGCAAACAAACACGGTTAGGTTCGGCCATTAATGCGCAACAGGTTGATGGCGCGCTTTATTGGACAAAAAACGACAGCAGTAAGTTTAACTTTCATGCTAACTATTATAATTCGGGTAGGGGGCTTCCCGGCCCTGTTATTATCAACAAACCACCGCCTGCAGGCCAGCGCTTATGGAACAAAGACCTGTTTTTGCAAGCCGGTTACGAACATGTGTTTAGCCACGGTATCCATTTGCTGGTTAACAGCAAGTTTTCTCAAAATTACCTGCATTATTTTAACCCCCAGTTTCCGAGTTCTGCCGGTTTTCTGGATCAGCAGTTTAAGCAGCATGAATACTACCAGTCGGCGGCGTTGTCCTATCACCTTCTACCAAATTGGGAAGTTTCATACGCAACAGATATCTCTGTAAATAACATGAGCGCTAATTTGCCTGGGTTTCGCTATCCAACACGGTTTGCGTTGTTAAATGTGTTGGCAAGCACACTGGTGCTCGGAAAAACCACCTTGCAGGCAAGCCTGCTTAATACAGATATCTCGGAGTCGGTTGCTACGGGTACTACCATTCCGCATCGCAATATATTTTCGCCAACGATAATGGCTACCATAAAACCGTTTGATGACCAGGGCTTCCAGGTAAGGGGCTTTTATAAGTATATTTTCCGGGCGCCAACTTTCAACGAATTGTATTATAATTTCATTACTAATACTAAACTTAAACCAGAGTTTACCAATCAGTATAACCTTGGCTTCACCTATAGCAGAAACCTTAACGGCTTTTTTCAATACATCAGTCTTACTACGGATGCTTACTATAACAACGTAAAAGACAAGATCGTATATACACCTAATTTATACAATGGTTCAGTAGAAAATTTTGGTAAAGTTGACATTAAAGGGCTGGATGCCGGCTTAAAGACACAGGCTGGGTTAGGGGCGGGGTATAACATTGTGCTATCAGCTAACTACTCCCATCAGCAGGCACAAAACCTAACCGACCCAACATCCTCTATCTACCTTAATCAGTTGCCTTACGTCCCAAAAAACACCTTTGCATTTAATATCGGCGTAACCACAGGGCCGATGGGGGTTTATTATAATCAACAACAACTTTCCTCACGATACTACAACAATAATAATAATGACGACGATCGCCTGCCAAAATATACGGTAAGTGATGCAGCGTTGGTTTATAAAGGCGCTTGCAAAGGTCTGCCTTTGGTGGTATCCGCGGAGGTTAATAACCTGTTTAACAAAGGCTATATGGTGGTGCAAAGTTATCCCATGCCCGGCCGCTCTGTACGAATCACATTTCAAATAACTATATAA
- a CDS encoding DUF5074 domain-containing protein, giving the protein MKHFKPKYLFISLAFATLLTSCSKEKVQPTPDKPDAERAGLYILNQGGIGHNNSTLSYYDYTAKKLTPDIFAAINTEKLGDTGNDLGIYGSKMFIVVNNSDLVDVAEAKTVKLIKKISITQPRSIVFYKSNAFVTSYNGTVSVIDTASLAIVKSIKVGRNPEQMAVSNGKLYVANSGGLDYPDLDKTVSVIDLATLSETKKITVTVNPITIAADTYGNVYVLSAGNYNDVSAGITIINTTTDAVTSQSDLTLGYNLPIAANGDYVYFPTADNKIAMYNAKTQQPERANFITGDVTITSPYAITIDSITGEVFIADAKDYSSNGSVTAFDKTGKKEYTMETGVSPGKIVLVNK; this is encoded by the coding sequence ATGAAACACTTTAAACCAAAGTACCTGTTTATTTCGCTTGCTTTTGCCACTTTACTTACATCGTGCAGTAAAGAAAAGGTACAACCTACCCCTGATAAGCCCGATGCCGAAAGGGCCGGGCTGTATATTTTAAACCAGGGCGGCATTGGCCACAATAACAGTACGCTTTCGTATTATGATTACACCGCTAAAAAGCTTACACCGGACATTTTTGCCGCCATCAATACCGAAAAATTAGGCGATACCGGTAATGACCTGGGGATCTATGGCTCAAAAATGTTCATTGTGGTAAACAATTCAGACCTGGTGGATGTAGCCGAAGCAAAAACGGTTAAGCTGATCAAAAAGATCAGTATTACACAACCACGCAGTATCGTTTTTTACAAAAGCAATGCCTTTGTAACATCTTACAATGGTACAGTATCAGTGATCGATACTGCCTCGCTTGCTATAGTTAAAAGCATAAAAGTTGGCCGAAATCCCGAGCAAATGGCTGTATCAAATGGTAAATTATATGTAGCCAATTCGGGGGGCTTAGATTATCCCGACCTGGATAAAACAGTGTCGGTAATTGACCTTGCCACCTTAAGCGAAACCAAAAAGATAACGGTAACGGTTAACCCAATCACCATCGCTGCGGATACTTACGGCAACGTTTATGTGCTATCTGCAGGTAACTATAACGATGTATCGGCCGGTATCACTATTATAAATACAACTACTGATGCGGTTACGTCGCAAAGTGACCTAACCCTTGGATATAACCTGCCCATTGCTGCCAACGGCGATTATGTTTATTTTCCCACAGCTGATAATAAGATAGCAATGTATAACGCCAAAACCCAGCAGCCCGAGCGTGCAAACTTTATAACCGGCGATGTAACTATTACTTCCCCATATGCTATTACGATCGACAGCATTACCGGCGAAGTGTTTATTGCCGACGCCAAAGATTATTCGTCAAACGGATCTGTAACGGCGTTTGACAAGACCGGCAAAAAAGAATACACCATGGAAACCGGCGTAAGCCCGGGTAAAATAGTTTTGGTTAATAAATAG
- a CDS encoding SRPBCC family protein, with translation MTTSTLENRWRATSASEARNSSLSTNLSQTERTLSIAGGVKLALSGFKGLFKSPFSSIIKIGAGGYLLTRGVTGHCELYSRMGRNTTEPVNVNIRSSYLINKPRQEVYDFWRKLDNLPLFMKHLESVEQIDDKRSHWVLKLPTGVAKVSWDAEIVNDEPGYAIGWSSLPGSLIDNAGKVRFQDSPDGEGTLIDIVISYRPPAGGFGGSIAHILNPVFKNMVDNDVRNFKQYMDIDGGASSPAYEEPVAIVIEETVVERTSSEDTVADDQSSRYQSHIEPIEERPSPGNEHQAM, from the coding sequence ATGACAACATCAACATTAGAAAATAGATGGCGTGCTACTTCTGCCTCAGAGGCGCGTAACAGCTCATTAAGCACCAATTTATCGCAAACAGAACGCACCCTGTCAATTGCAGGTGGTGTAAAGCTTGCACTATCGGGCTTTAAAGGCCTATTTAAAAGCCCGTTCTCCAGCATCATTAAAATAGGTGCGGGCGGCTACCTGCTCACCCGGGGGGTTACCGGCCATTGCGAACTCTACTCGCGTATGGGCCGCAACACTACTGAGCCTGTTAACGTTAATATCCGTTCGTCGTACCTCATTAACAAACCACGACAAGAGGTGTACGATTTTTGGCGTAAACTGGACAACCTGCCGTTATTTATGAAACATCTGGAAAGTGTTGAGCAGATAGACGACAAGCGGTCGCACTGGGTGTTAAAGCTGCCCACAGGCGTTGCTAAAGTGAGCTGGGATGCCGAAATTGTAAATGATGAGCCGGGTTATGCTATAGGTTGGAGCTCGCTGCCCGGCTCTCTGATTGATAATGCAGGTAAGGTACGTTTCCAGGACAGCCCGGATGGCGAAGGCACTTTAATAGACATCGTTATCTCTTACCGACCGCCGGCAGGTGGCTTTGGAGGCAGTATCGCACATATATTAAACCCTGTATTTAAAAACATGGTTGATAATGATGTACGCAACTTTAAACAATATATGGACATTGATGGCGGCGCTTCGTCACCGGCATATGAAGAACCTGTTGCTATAGTAATTGAAGAAACGGTAGTTGAGCGTACCTCATCAGAAGATACAGTTGCTGATGACCAGTCATCCCGTTATCAATCTCATATAGAACCCATAGAAGAGAGGCCATCTCCGGGTAATGAACACCAGGCGATGTAG
- a CDS encoding UBP-type zinc finger domain-containing protein yields the protein MPDLDSGFCEHLQAIKEVKLSDNHVCEECIKQGTKWFHLRTCQTCRVTLCCDQSDEQHMTKHYHAAHHPVIASAQPGERWLWCYPDEQFADY from the coding sequence ATGCCAGATTTAGATTCAGGATTTTGCGAGCACCTGCAAGCCATTAAAGAAGTTAAACTGAGCGACAACCACGTTTGCGAAGAATGCATAAAACAAGGCACCAAATGGTTCCATTTGCGCACCTGTCAAACTTGTAGGGTCACTTTGTGCTGCGACCAATCTGATGAACAGCACATGACCAAACATTACCACGCTGCGCATCACCCGGTAATAGCGTCGGCTCAGCCCGGCGAGCGCTGGCTATGGTGTTATCCCGACGAGCAATTTGCAGATTATTGA
- a CDS encoding putative DNA modification/repair radical SAM protein — protein MNVDRITGKLNILADAAKYDVSCASSGSKRKNENKGLGNASNGICHSYTEDGRCVSLLKILLTNHCIFDCAYCVSRKSNDIQRAAFTVQEVVDLTINFYRRNYIEGLFLSSGIFKDADFTMERLVRVAKKLRTEHNFNGYIHLKSIPGASDELMNEAGLYADRLSVNLEMPTEAGLKLLAPDKNQADMIKPMGYLKSAIIQRTEEKKLFKKAPIFAPAGQSTQVIIGATPENDSQVLQSANYFYKNFNLKRVYYSGYVPVLADSRLPALNTTVPMVRENRLYQADWLMRFYGFKVNEIVNDSQPHLDLDIDPKLSWAIRNMQVFPIDINKADLQMILRIPGIGLQSAQKIVAARRFGRLNWDQLKKIGVALNRAKFFITCNSSQFERRDLTGSSIKQFILATSQSKFLKNTQVQLNLF, from the coding sequence ATGAATGTAGACAGGATAACAGGGAAGTTGAATATTTTGGCTGATGCAGCTAAGTATGACGTATCGTGCGCCAGCAGCGGAAGTAAGCGGAAGAACGAGAACAAAGGCCTTGGCAATGCCAGCAACGGCATATGCCATTCCTACACGGAGGATGGCAGGTGCGTGTCGTTATTAAAGATACTGTTAACTAACCATTGCATATTTGATTGCGCTTATTGTGTATCGCGCAAAAGCAATGATATTCAACGTGCAGCTTTTACAGTGCAGGAGGTGGTAGACCTTACCATTAACTTTTACCGTCGTAATTATATTGAAGGTTTGTTCCTCAGCTCGGGTATTTTCAAGGATGCTGATTTTACCATGGAGCGGCTTGTACGGGTGGCCAAAAAATTACGTACCGAGCATAATTTTAACGGCTATATTCACCTCAAATCTATCCCGGGTGCCAGCGACGAACTGATGAATGAAGCGGGCTTGTATGCCGACCGATTGAGCGTTAACCTGGAAATGCCCACCGAGGCCGGGTTGAAATTATTAGCGCCTGATAAAAATCAGGCGGATATGATCAAGCCTATGGGATATCTTAAAAGTGCCATTATCCAGCGCACTGAAGAAAAAAAGCTCTTCAAAAAAGCACCCATATTTGCGCCGGCAGGCCAAAGCACGCAGGTTATTATTGGCGCAACCCCCGAGAACGACAGCCAGGTGCTACAATCGGCTAACTATTTTTATAAGAACTTTAACTTAAAGCGGGTTTATTATTCGGGATATGTACCAGTGCTGGCCGATAGCCGCCTGCCTGCCTTAAACACCACCGTGCCAATGGTGCGCGAGAACCGCCTGTACCAGGCGGATTGGCTGATGCGCTTTTACGGTTTTAAGGTGAACGAGATTGTGAACGACAGCCAGCCGCACCTTGATCTGGATATCGACCCTAAATTAAGCTGGGCTATACGAAATATGCAGGTATTCCCGATTGATATTAATAAGGCCGACCTGCAAATGATCTTGCGCATACCCGGCATAGGCTTGCAATCGGCACAAAAGATTGTGGCTGCCCGCAGGTTTGGCAGGCTTAATTGGGACCAGCTAAAAAAAATAGGTGTGGCCCTTAACCGGGCAAAATTTTTTATCACTTGCAACAGCAGCCAATTTGAACGGCGCGACCTTACAGGTAGTAGCATTAAGCAGTTTATACTGGCGACATCGCAAAGCAAATTTTTAAAGAATACCCAGGTACAATTAAACTTGTTTTAA
- a CDS encoding mannose-1-phosphate guanylyltransferase — MNKNYYAIIMAGGIGSRFWPISRTSHPKQFIDILGTGKTLIQNTYERFLKVCPKENIYVVTNENYTSLVKKQLPDMADQQILTEPVMRNTAPCVAYGCFKIESLNPDAAIVVAPSDHLILDEAAFIDTIQKSLETASQNDCLITLGIKPSRPDTGYGYIQYTDQILNDDFHKVKTFTEKPTVDIAKTFIQSGDFLWNAGIFVWSAKAIVDSFNSHLPEMHEIFAEARSVYNTDEEKEFVHKVYQRCINISIDYGIMEKAPNVYVLPSEFGWSDLGTWASIYQLAEKDYVGNAVIPSEKVIMYDSSNCMVNVPGEKLVILQGLHDYIVVESNNTLLICPRDQEQNVKQIVADVKNKFGTKYI; from the coding sequence ATGAATAAAAACTATTATGCCATTATAATGGCTGGCGGTATCGGCAGTCGTTTTTGGCCTATCAGCAGAACATCGCACCCAAAGCAATTTATAGATATACTGGGTACCGGCAAAACGCTTATACAAAACACTTACGAGCGTTTTTTGAAGGTATGCCCAAAAGAAAACATTTACGTTGTTACTAACGAAAACTATACCAGCCTGGTAAAAAAGCAATTACCGGACATGGCCGACCAGCAAATATTAACCGAGCCGGTTATGCGCAATACGGCGCCATGCGTTGCATACGGTTGTTTTAAGATAGAAAGCTTGAACCCTGATGCCGCTATTGTTGTGGCCCCATCAGACCACCTTATACTTGACGAGGCTGCATTTATTGATACGATACAAAAATCGTTAGAAACCGCATCTCAAAACGACTGTTTGATAACCCTGGGCATTAAGCCTTCCAGACCGGATACCGGTTACGGCTATATACAGTATACCGATCAAATACTGAACGATGATTTTCATAAGGTGAAAACCTTTACCGAAAAACCCACTGTTGATATTGCCAAAACCTTTATTCAAAGCGGCGATTTCTTATGGAACGCCGGGATATTTGTATGGTCGGCGAAAGCCATCGTCGATTCGTTTAACAGCCACCTGCCCGAAATGCATGAGATATTTGCCGAGGCGCGCTCGGTTTATAACACTGATGAAGAGAAGGAGTTTGTACACAAGGTATATCAACGCTGCATAAACATATCCATCGACTACGGTATTATGGAAAAGGCACCTAATGTTTACGTGCTGCCGTCTGAGTTTGGCTGGAGCGACCTGGGCACCTGGGCGTCGATATACCAGCTGGCCGAGAAGGATTACGTAGGCAATGCCGTAATACCATCAGAAAAGGTAATTATGTATGACAGCAGCAATTGTATGGTAAATGTACCCGGCGAAAAGCTGGTAATACTACAAGGCCTGCACGATTACATCGTGGTAGAATCTAACAACACCCTGCTTATTTGTCCGCGCGACCAGGAGCAAAATGTTAAACAAATAGTTGCGGACGTGAAGAACAAGTTCGGGACAAAATATATTTAA
- the recQ gene encoding DNA helicase RecQ, which translates to METKKSLFDNLQNFFGFDNFKGEQEAIITNILAGNDTFVIMPTGGGKSMCYQLPALMSEGTAIVISPLIALMKNQVDQLRAFGGSDSIAHFLNSSLTKADILKVKDDVLSGKTKLLYVAPESLTKQENVDFLRLNQVSFVAVDEAHCISEWGHDFRPEYRKIRQVISNIGDDIPIIALTATATPKVQQDIQKNLQMNNATVFKSSFNRSNLFYEVRAKRNAIKEIVKFVKQNQGKSGIIYCLSRKKVEEVAEALNLNGVKALPYHAGLDPKVRADTQDKFLMEDVDVIVATIAFGMGIDKPDVRYVIHHDMPKSMEGYYQETGRAGRDGGEGVCVAFYSGKDIDKLQKFMKDKPVAEREIGTQILKEVIDYAESSVCRRKQLLHYFGENFNEAGCNNMCDNCCGPKVHFDGEEHLHRVLSLIRLIGEKFDDCHIINILMGKDDTQVKNYKHDKLDYFGSGIEQGENLWNSLMRQALLNNFLYKDIDQYGVLHLTKTGNAFIDNPYSIRFLLNREMGPTDDDDTDEGPKQGGGALDTQLLQMLKDLRKKLAKQKGLPPFVIFQDPSLEEMCTHYPVNTEELKQISGVGAGKALKFGAPFVDLISKYVEDNDIDRPVDMVIKSAANKSALKVFIIQNIDRHLNLDDIAASKGLTYEDILKEVETIVNSGTKLNLNYYIDEMIDEDKQEEVYDYFKSAEVDSIDTALAELGSDDYTREEVQLMRIKFLSEVGN; encoded by the coding sequence ATAGAGACTAAGAAGTCGCTTTTTGATAACCTGCAAAATTTTTTCGGGTTTGATAACTTTAAGGGTGAACAAGAAGCGATCATAACTAATATTTTAGCCGGTAACGACACTTTTGTGATAATGCCTACAGGCGGAGGTAAATCAATGTGTTACCAGTTACCGGCATTAATGAGCGAAGGCACAGCGATTGTGATATCCCCGCTTATTGCTTTAATGAAAAATCAGGTAGACCAGTTAAGGGCTTTTGGCGGCTCAGACAGCATAGCTCATTTTTTAAATTCATCACTCACCAAAGCAGATATATTAAAAGTTAAGGACGATGTATTAAGCGGGAAAACCAAACTGCTATACGTAGCGCCCGAATCATTGACCAAACAGGAAAACGTTGATTTTTTAAGATTGAACCAGGTGTCGTTCGTTGCGGTTGACGAAGCGCATTGTATTTCTGAATGGGGGCATGATTTTAGGCCCGAATACCGCAAAATACGCCAGGTAATAAGTAACATAGGCGATGATATACCCATTATAGCCCTTACCGCTACCGCTACGCCGAAGGTACAGCAGGATATTCAAAAGAACCTGCAAATGAACAATGCCACTGTTTTTAAATCGTCGTTTAACCGCAGTAACCTTTTTTATGAGGTTAGGGCCAAACGTAACGCTATAAAGGAGATTGTTAAGTTTGTTAAGCAAAACCAGGGCAAATCGGGCATTATATACTGCCTTAGCCGTAAAAAGGTTGAAGAAGTTGCAGAAGCACTTAATCTTAACGGTGTAAAGGCTTTGCCTTACCATGCCGGTTTAGACCCGAAAGTGCGCGCCGATACACAGGACAAATTCCTGATGGAAGATGTTGATGTAATTGTAGCTACTATAGCTTTTGGTATGGGTATAGACAAACCCGATGTGAGGTATGTTATACACCACGATATGCCGAAAAGCATGGAGGGCTATTACCAGGAAACCGGGCGCGCCGGCCGTGACGGGGGCGAAGGGGTTTGCGTTGCGTTTTACTCGGGTAAGGATATTGATAAGCTGCAGAAGTTTATGAAGGATAAACCTGTAGCCGAGCGCGAGATAGGTACACAGATATTGAAGGAGGTTATTGACTACGCCGAATCGTCTGTTTGCCGTCGTAAACAATTATTGCATTACTTTGGCGAGAACTTTAACGAAGCAGGCTGCAATAATATGTGCGATAATTGCTGCGGCCCTAAAGTGCATTTTGATGGCGAAGAACACCTGCACAGGGTGCTAAGCCTGATCAGGCTGATAGGCGAAAAGTTTGATGATTGCCACATCATCAATATACTAATGGGTAAGGATGATACGCAGGTAAAAAATTATAAACACGACAAACTGGATTATTTTGGGTCGGGTATTGAGCAGGGTGAAAACCTTTGGAACTCCCTGATGCGCCAGGCATTGCTAAATAATTTCCTTTATAAAGATATTGACCAATACGGTGTATTGCACTTAACAAAAACTGGCAACGCATTTATTGACAATCCTTACAGTATCCGTTTTCTGCTAAACCGGGAAATGGGACCAACTGATGATGACGATACTGACGAAGGGCCAAAACAAGGTGGAGGGGCTTTAGATACCCAATTGCTGCAAATGCTTAAGGACCTGCGTAAAAAACTGGCGAAACAAAAAGGGCTGCCTCCGTTTGTCATTTTCCAGGATCCATCGTTAGAGGAAATGTGCACCCACTACCCGGTAAATACCGAGGAACTGAAACAAATATCAGGCGTAGGGGCGGGTAAAGCGTTGAAATTCGGTGCTCCGTTTGTAGATCTGATCAGCAAATATGTTGAGGACAATGATATTGACCGCCCGGTAGATATGGTCATAAAAAGCGCCGCAAATAAATCGGCATTAAAAGTATTCATTATTCAGAACATCGACAGGCATTTAAACCTTGATGATATAGCTGCTTCAAAAGGGCTTACGTACGAAGATATCCTGAAAGAAGTGGAAACTATAGTTAACTCGGGCACCAAGCTAAACCTTAACTATTATATCGATGAAATGATTGATGAGGATAAGCAGGAAGAGGTTTACGATTACTTTAAATCGGCTGAAGTTGATTCTATCGATACCGCTTTAGCCGAACTTGGCTCAGACGACTATACCCGTGAGGAAGTTCAGTTAATGCGCATTAAATTCTTGTCAGAAGTGGGTAACTAA